The Capsicum annuum cultivar UCD-10X-F1 chromosome 1, UCD10Xv1.1, whole genome shotgun sequence sequence ACTTTAAATCGTATCATGAGTTGAACACCGAGGAATCATAGAGACGACGAGCATAAGATATTGTAGGTAAACGATTCCATCTCTATGATAAGTTACACAAAAGATAGCAAGCTTTAAAGTGCATATATATAATGTACTAGGAGTAACAATTTTGTTTTTCTTACTTTCCCTTTTAGTCTCTTCAAAAAGAAGAATATAATGCCTCTTTCCTAATTTGACAGCTCTTTCATTTAAACATCACATATGACATGTTTAcgatcacaagattaaagggtattttatACAATATACATGCTCAAAAATCTTTAGCTTAAGACCGACCagtacaagattcaaaagtcttgtttactttcttaaactccatgctCAGTCAaattaagacaaacaaattgaaacgcgGAGGGGTGGTATTACATGCATTGTAAATCATGTATGTCAGTTAAATTCTCTTGTTATTATCCCTTGATACCAAATTAATGTGTATGTCTAATGCATATATGCAGCACCAGAGTTGCAAACAAGTTAAGAGCTGAAAATCCTGACAGAGTTAGAAATGTTGTCGCTGTTGCTGTCAAGCTAACTATTCTCTTAGGTCTTGATCTTTGTTTGGCTCTATTGAATCATCATGTTGCCTGGGCTGGCCTCTTCAGTGATAACGCGAAGATAATTAAGAAATTTGCCTCCATGATACCTCTTCTTTTAATATCCTTTATATTGGATTTCTCTCAAGGAATTTTATCAGGTAAGATTACGTGTGTGCGTGCGAGCGTGTTTTGCCATTCAAAATAACCTTATTAAAATTTTGGAGTATTTGAATTGATCAGGGGTGGCAAGAGGATGCGGGTGGCAGCGTGGTGCTATGTGCATCAACTTGGCAACATTGTACTTCATCGGCATGCCAATAGCAGGCCTCGTTGCTTTCAAGCTCAACCTACACGCTCAGGTAGTTCAAGTGTGCCCGTGCTTTATTTGTCTCATCTTTTAGACAGATCGCGCAAGATTTTAACTCGATGAATTCGACCTTAAAGCTTCTTTATACAAATATGATGCAGGGTTTATGGATTGGCTTGATATGTGGTCTAGCTTGTCAAGCTTCTGGCTTATTGCTACTGACATTATTGACAAGATCATGGAAACAGATCGAGGGTTCAACAAATAGCAATTGAGAAAGCGAACTTCAAGCTTAATCTGCTCATTGGACACCGGTGGccatctcttcttcttctccatacTGTCTTATCGTTTGGATTTAGGAGATCCACGATTTATAATTGTCCGAGATTCTAAATTTGCCTCTCCAGAAATATGTGCATCAATGTATTTATGAGTTAACTTAGAAATTGCCTTTTTGTTAGCTGGTGTTAAAGGGAATGTTTGTCAGTACGTATTAGTTTTATTTATGCTGAAAAATACGATAGTCTTTCCGATGCATGAAAAATATAACCCGAAGCTCGGGCCCACCCTCCAAACCATGCGCTAACACCCACCGAAAGTCACAAAAAATCTACAATTCCTGTCGGTTTGCCCTTTGACTTGTAAAATGGCTCCCCCGATCCCGTCAAAGCAACACAATTCATTTAATAGGCCGTCAGGGGACTGCTCGAGACATTTAGCCCAAAATCTTAACAAAAGCTCGTAACTCCTATCGTTAAATGGCTCTCTTTGTACTGTTAAAGCAACCCGGTCCATGTAATAGGCTATCAAGGGACCGCTCGAGAAGTTTTGCCCAAAATCTTATCCTGAGCCCACCCGCAGAACCATGGGCTAACACACACCAAAAGTTGCAAAAAAACTCGCAATTCctgttgtttcgcctgtttgacatGGAAAATATCTCCTCTAGCCCGACATAGTATCCCGATCTATTTAGTAGGCTATTGGAGGATCGCTCAAAAGGTTTCACCCAAAATTTTACCCGCATCCCGGTCCCACCCCCTAATCCGTGGTCTAACACCAATCGAAAGTCACAAAAAATGCATAATTCCTTTCGTTTGACATGAAAAATAGCTCCCTTCGTATCCACCAAAGCAACCTAATCCATTTAATAAGCTGTTGCAGGCAAACTGAAAAGTTTCGCCAAAAATTTTATCCGACGCTTGGGCCCACCCTCCAAACCGTGGGATAACACCCACCGAAAATCGCAAAAAATTGCAATTCctactattttgcccgtttgacttgAAAATTGGCTCCCCCGGCCTCTCCGATAAACGCAATCCATTTAATGGGTCGTTGAAGGACAGCCCGAGAAGTTTTTCCCAAAATCTTACCTATAGCCTTGGCCAACCCCTAAACCGTGTATTAACACTCACCAAAAGTCTTAAAAAAACATACAATTCctattattttctccatttcacTTGGAAAATGGCTCCCTCGCCCGCGTCAAAGTAACATGATCCATTTAATAGGATGTTGGGGATAGTTCGTTAAGATTAACCCAAAATCTTACTCGAAGCCTGGGCCCACCCTCTGAACCATGGGTTAACacctactaaaaataaaaaaaaactacaactATTGTCGTTTCGGCCATTTGACTTGGAAAATGGCTCCTCCGGTGCCGCCAATGCAACCTGATCTTTTTAATAGGCCGTCGGGGGACTGCTAAAAAAGTTTTTCCCAAAATCATACTCAATGACCGGGCCCATCCCTCGAACCATGGGCTAACACCCACCGAACATCGCAAAAAACCTGCAATTCCTGCCGTTTAACTTGGAAAATGGATCCTCCGACCCCGCCAAAGCAATCAAATCCATTTATTAGATCATCGGGGGAACGCCTGAGAAGTTTCACTCAAAATATTACTCGGACCCTGGGTCAACCCCAAAACAGTTAGCTAACATCCACCAAAAGTCGCAAAAAACCCACAAATCctgtcgttttgcctgtttaactTGTAAAATGGCTTTTTCGATCCTGCCAAAATAACCCGAACTATTTAATAGGCCATCGGGGAGCCGCCCTAACTGTGGGCTAACACCCATCAAAAGTTGCAAAAATCTGCAAATGTTgtcattttgcttgtttgacaaGAAAAAATGGCTCCCAGATCCCGTCAAAGTAACCTTATCCATTTAATAGGTCGTGGGGTACCACTCAAGATGTTTCACCAAAATCTTACCTGAAGCCCGTGCGGATCCCCCGAATTATGGGCTAACACCCATTGAAAGTCATACAAAAACCCGTAATTCCggtcgttttgctcgtttgacttGGAAAATAACACTCTCGGCCTTGTCAAAGCAACCCAATATATTTAATAGAACATTGGAGGACTGCCTTGAAGTTTCCCCCAAAATCTTACCCGGAGCCCAAGCCCACCCCTCGAACCATGGGCTAACGCGCACTGAAAGTCGTAAAAAAACACTTCTTTTTTGAATTGAAGTTTCGAGACAGGTGGAGATTGTAGTTTCCCTCTTGCAAAATGCAAAATCCCATGAACGTGTTTGCACGAGCAGAACACATAGTTAATCCCTCTTTCGCGGAAATTTTCTGAAGTAAGCTTTAGtagatgtcacgacccgaaccagggcctggccgtgacaagTATTTCGAatcatggaggcccgaaacacccctatctgtctggtaatcatgcacctaattcatatgatcaaagtaacgcggaggaaacacaataattcggaaacatggtcataaatatgaaaagaaataataatggggaaataaagttcccctaacatcaatcaacctctaaacaactgtctgcgaaaatctctaacaaatgactgagtcaagtaactatatatgaactgggacaaggccccagtagaccccaaaactgaatataagataaaggACTCCAGGatataagaccttccgaaacatagaaggctcaccacttgtctctgcaactctgtctgaatgatctactgattctcttgacccctagactgggcctctgaacctgagaggtgggagagggggggggggggtcagcacaaaagtactagcatgcagagatatcaaaacaaaacataatatttttacaaaatatagttgagagccattataaagcaatttcgtatcaaatcatttgaaaacacatgggtgtaatgcaatagttttctcaacaacaatgaaatgtagctgagttaggtggaataccatacataatttacaccaactgtctaatcTCGGTTgctgccgagattagagtataagtgagggagagacacacaagatctcatagcatggtgtctcaacccaatggtagtgcccaagatcacttagcccgggctcctacctatagtcccaatttgggaatgacatatagtcaagtacacaagatcacttagcctggtaccaaatctccgtgtcggcaaacacgttttccagcgatgatCCCTTACACTCATActccttcttcgggcatccacctatctcatgtaaaatcgatgcattcaaatttcatctgattcaatcacatatcatattctgtagggtatcatcatacccgaattgcaagtcctcaatatcacttccacatatgcataatcatgtaaaagccaaggtgcttcatcatttacaagtggtgaacaatatttatttcaaattcatgctctcttttgttgatcacagtatgatatggggtatcaatacattatcatgggaatttgaaagcaatttatcattcatatttatcaaacttccatggaaaatctcaaatcacatatgcatggtttcaaccattgaagtatataggcaaacaattcccatgacataaagtaaatgacttagaaatcatattgaaagcaagttattagcatttgattgaaaacccccatttaaaagcatgcatgttcataaaaactacacccatgagattttaggataaccccaagtatctctatttccaaggataatagatatttcttgaagcttgcggattggtgattccaaatatgtaattatctttgaaaacctacggtcgaatcttgaactatttgggtttttattttgaaaccctaaggagaatctttgagtacttttgatgaatgaaggtgtattttggggtccttggaactgaatttcgtgttttagggctaagtaagggtggaaaaggaccactttgtccccaaaacggagtgtttaagtcacttgaattctttacataggcgccgcccatcccattgcctatgtttacataggcgccgcctaggataTCGCCTGTGTTTACaaaggcgccgcctaggctattgcctatgcttttcagtggccatgggcgattggttaggcgacgcatatcactttgaaaggccataacttcttgctcgggtgtcggattttagtgaaattggtattgttggaaagctaactcaaagacctatcatttgacacatattAGTTTCCCTAATTCGAAATATACATGGAGTTATGGtagatggaagctgacacactttacaacatccactaaaacttagccgatcgaaatagtttcaactcgtccatgagttgaaggacctctatggtctaaattcaagcttgaatggattcacatgctacaaaaataattaaaatgccGTATTGGCaaaggattttatggctttgggatcatcaacgcatcaaaatcagGGTCTATatgtagcccgaaatgcggggcgttacattatccccctcttagaatcatttgtccccgaatgatgatgcaagacacagacagacacgatttcaagcataataaaggactaggaaagataagataggaatagtaccttctgcctcatcctccatcgaagcaaacaaattgggatatctaattctcatgttaTCTTCTggctcccaagttgcttcttcaattttctgatTCTTCCATAGTACCTTTAcagaggctatctctttgctcctcagctttcaaacttggtgatctaaaatttcaacgggctcttcttcgtaagacaaggagtctgtcactttgataccctctactggcaataccttggaatgatctccaatgcatttctttaacatggatacatggaataccggatgaacggaacccaaacttgcaggcaattctagctcatatgcaactgtaccaatcttttttagaatctgatatggccctacatagcgagggctcaatttacccctttttccaaaccacctaactcctttcataggagaaacctttagaaacacccaatcaccaacttcaaactctagttctcttctccaaacatcggcataggacttctgatgactctaagtagtcttgagtcattctctaatgatcttcactttctccatcgcccgatgaacaagatcaggcccatacaactgagtctcatcCACTTCATACCATcttatcggagacctacatctcctcccatacaaagcctcaaaagaagccatcttgatgctggcatggtaactattattgtaagcaaattcaaccagtggcaggtgatctacccaactacctatgaaatcaatgacgcatgccctcaatatatcttcgaGGGTCTAAATGGTACACTCAGCtcgcccatccatctgagggtggaaagctgtgctcaaattcacttgtgtacctaaacccttttgaaaagatctccagaactaggatgaaaactacgtacctctatcGAATATAATGGACattggtgccccatgcaatcaaactatctcctcaatgtaaatcttagcataaacctctcccgaataattagtcctcacaggcaaaaagtgggccgactttgtcaaccgatctacaatcacccatatagaatcatactggttttgggatctcggaagtcctgtaatgaagtccatgtttattatctcccacttccataaaggcagggctatctcttgggaagtaccacctagcctcatgtgttctaccttcacttgttgacagttcaaacacatggacacaaaatcagctacatcacgtttcatgttattccaccaatacaaggttttcagatcatggtacatcttagtagagcctgggtgaatgacatacctcaaagtgtgttcctcattaaggattctttcccgtagcccatcaacattcggaatgcaaaacctaccctaaaatctcagaataccatcaccaccaatttcaaacgataTAACCTTtcgttgacccacatctttcttgatttgaatCAAGATGGGATcctcaacctgcttctccttaacttcagcacaaaggtatgacttagctaactcatgaacaatcacccctccatccttgaaatctaagagtcgcactcccatatttgtaaggcggtgaatatccttcaccatctctttctttcctttttctacatgagaaaggctgcccatagacaacctgctgagggcgtcggctacaacatttgccttgcccggatggtaatgcagactcatatcatagtatttcaaaagctccatccaacgcctctgcctgaggttcaattttttctgtgagaaaacatactgaaaactcttatggtcagtataaatatcaacatgcactccaaagagatagtgcctccagattctaagtacAAATACCACGACTACTAACTCCAAGTCAagagtggggtaattgcgctcatgcacctttaaatgCCTGgatgcataagctattaccttaccacgctgcatcaatacacaaccaagtcccacacgggacgcatcataataaaccacaaaatcatctacgcCCTCGGGAAGgatcaaaataggagcagtagtcagcttgtccttcaacttctcaaaattgttttcacacaagtcagaccacgcAAACTTCATTTTtgtgagtcagtttagtaagcggagcagctatggaagaaaaactctctacgaaccttctgtaatacctcgccaaacccaagaagctccaaatatcggttggagtcgtgggtctgggccattttctcactacttcacctttctggggatccactattatcccgtcactggacacaatatgccccaggaaggaaatagcatctaaccagaattcacacttggaaaatttagcatacaactgatgatccttaagggcctgaagaataattcggaggtgattggcgtgatcctgtttactcttagaatagatcagaatatcatcaataaatacaatgattaacaagtcaagaaactgacggaacactctattcataagatccatgaaggctgtaggggcgttagtcaacccgaaagacatgactagaaattcgtagtgaccatatcgggttcggaaggctgtcttgggtatgtctaactccctaaatttcaactgatgataacccgaacgaaggtctatttttgaaaaacacttggcaccctgaagctggtcaaaaggtcgtcaatcctaggaagaaaatatttattttaaatcgtgaccttattcaactgacggtagtctatgcacatccgaagggacccatccttcttttgcacgaagagcacgggtgcaccccatgggaaaacactaggatgaataaaacctttgtctaggaggtctgcaagctgttcctttaactcctttagttccgcgggagccattctatatgacgaaatagaaataggacgagtgtctggcaatacatcaatgccaaaatatatctccctatcagggggtatccttaggagatcttcgggaaagacttctggcaATTTGTTCACTAGAGGGACTGACTGCAGAGAAAGGTTttaaacttttgaattttttactcggattagatgatacatacaacctttggagataagctttcgtgctctaagataagagataaagtgacctctaggttctacagaactccctgcccatataATTGGTATctcatttgggaaagaaaaagtgaccttttgggttctgcaatcaagggtggcataacatgaatggagccagtccatccctaggatggcatcaaaatctatcatatccagttctataaggtctgccacagtttccctactataAATATAtacgacacaatttctatactcctttctagcaacaacagaatcacctacaagagtagaaacagagaagggttctacaataacttcgggcttaaacccgaaaccaacagccacataaggggtcacataagataaagtagacccgggatcaagcaatacataaacatcacaagaaaatattcgtaacataccggtgacaacatctggagaaGCTTTTGAttcctggcggttagtcaaagaatataactgaTTGCGACCGCTCCCGGCAGCtaaaggggcacccttaggaagagGAGCTGTGGAGacggcttgggacttagccccacCGCATTTTCTCcagcagaaggacaatctctctgaaggtgacccactttgccacaagtatagcagtttctcccctcaaaccagcacttccctagatgattccttccgcaAACCGCGTACCGCGGATAAATACGATTCTGCTGGGACatactgccctgagactgtgtactgtatgtcggtggtctgggtgctggggcgctggctATTGACTATGCATTATTCccaaacttcttcttcttcgaccactattattaccccagttaccactctgcagTTGACTCGGGTGCtggtccgcagatctagctctcttagcctgtctgtctttctctctagattcagtaatctttttcttcttctcttccacctgctgcatatgaacggtcagtcgagaaaagtctaactccttattcaacatagccccctagCACTCAAGTACTAGGTTATCGGCACGGCtagatgcaaattttctcattcgggctctcatgttactagtcaactctgctgcatagcgggctagtttattaaacttcaaagtgtactcctggacactcatactgccctgctttagattcataaactcttccgctttggtctccctcaactccaaaggaaagaatcgatcaaggaaagcttccacaaattcgccccaaactgtgggctcagcaatttcaccttttgcatcttcccagtcggcataccactgattcgcaacgtccttgagctgataggttactagatccaccccttcaacctcatccacgaACACTTGAGAATCTTCTTCCACCTtagtgccagtgaacttaggtgggttcatcttcatgaaatgtccgactctagtagcctcagacgtaacagatccagacccaacatctttcgatTGTTAAGCcaggttagctaccaactgtgtcagcataagAATGGaccatctgaattctgcatttgaaatatctccctgagtagTTGGGGGATAGTTGGCATTAGTCCgtggagcccgaggtggactggtcgaGACTGGAGGGACTCTcggagtagggacaaattctgaAGTGTGAGCCCTGTtacgggtccgcatcccatgggtgggatggaccttatctgcctgagcattctgatcgatgatatgacgtggaggcataactgtgtttctgaaacacaagtgatcattgattaggggacagttcagactctgaagcacgaactaaatcacaaaaaaggaaaatatttcctaaatgcctagtagccccCTTCTTATAAGTGAGGCTccctacacacccataaacaggactctacccgacgcgattttgtagacaccctgggacgatgaaccgtgctttgataccaagtttgtcacgacccaaaccagggcctggccgtgacgagcattttgaaccatagaggctcgaaacacccctatctgtctggtaatcatgcacctaattcatatgatcaaattAATGCGGagaaaacacaataattcagaaacatggtcataaatatagaaagaaacaataacggggaaataaagttcccccaacatcaatcaacctctaaacaactgtctgcgaaaatctctaacaaatgactgagtcaagtaactatTTAtgaactgggacaaggccccagcataccccaaaattgaatataagataaaaggttgcaggacataagaccttccaaaacatagaaggctcaccacttgtctctgcaactctgtctgaatgatctactgattctcttgacccctagactgggcctctgaacctgagaggttggagagggggggggggtctcagcacaaaagtactggcacacaaAGATATCaacacaaaatataatatttttacaaaatatagttgagagccattataaagcaatttcgtatcaaataatttgaaaacacatgggtgtaatgtaatagttttctcaacaacaatgaaatgcaactgagctaggtgaaataccctacataatttacaccaactgtctaacctcggttgccaccgagattagagtataagtgagggagagacacacaagatcacatagcatggtgtctcgatccaatggtagtgcccaagatcacttagcccaggCTCCTACCTATATTctcaatttgggaatgacataaagtcaagtacacaagattacttagcctggtaccaaatctccgtatcggcaaacacgttttccagcgatgagcccttacactcatacgccttcttcgggcatccacctatctcatgtaaaattgatgcattcaaattttatctgattcaatcacatatcatattctgttcgtcatacccaacttgtaagtcctcaatatcacttccacatatgcataatcatgtaaaaatcaaggtgcttcatcatttacaagtggtgaacaatatttatttcaaattcatgctctcttttgttgatcacaatatgatatggagtatcaagacattatcatgggaatttgaaagcaatttatcattcatatttatcaaacttccatggaaaatctcaaatcacatatgcatggtttcaaccattgaattaaataggcaaacaattcccatgacataaagaaaaagacttagaaatcatattgaaagcaagttattagcatttgattgaaaatcccatttaaaagcatacatattcataaaaactacacccatgagatttttggataaccccacgtacctctatttccaaggataatagatatttcttgaagcttgtggattggtgattccaaatatgtaattatctttgaaaacctacggtcgaatcttgaactatttgggtttttattttgaaaccataaggagaatatttgagcacttttgatgaatgaaggtgtattttggggtccttggaactgaatttcatgttttagggctaagtaagggtggaaaaggaccactttgtccccaaaatggagtgtttaagtcacttgaattctttacataggcgctgcccaTCCCATTGcgtatgtttacataggcgccgcctaggctatcgcctatgtttccataggcgccgcctaggctattgcctatggtttccagtggccatgtgcaattggttaggcgacgcatatcactttgaaaggccgtaacttcttgctcgggtgtcggattttagaaaaattggtatcgttggaaagctaactcgaagacctatcatttgacacatagtaggctccttaattcgacatatatagggagatatggttgatggaagctgacacactttacaatgtccactaaaacttagccaatcgaaatagtttcaactcgtccatgagttgaaggacctctatggtctttattcaagcttgaattgattcacatgctacacaaataaataacatgccgtattggcataggattttatggctttgggattatctacgcatcgaaatcatggtctatattgtagcccgaaatgcggggcgttatAGTAGAATGAACAATGCCCACTGAGCCAACCAATTTATCGCAAAAATATGCCATTTGCTTTGCTGTCACTCAACAGTCCGCGTAAGTTGTGATTAATTATTTCCTCAGAATGACTCAACTTGATATTTTTGGTGTGCAAATAGCTGCAAATGAACCTCCGGATCCATGAAAAAGTCGACATTTCACATCTCATTTGATCTTTATCTGCCACAACACCCAAAATTGGTGAAAACCACACATAGCACCTTTGAAATGCGTTTGTACACGCCATTACAGCATGAGATCGGCCTAATTGGCTGGCCTAGGTAGGATTTGTGATGTTCGGGATCAGCGTTATCAAAGTAGAGTTTAGTTACTGCGACAATCTTTGATTACTGAGAAGCTCTAGTATGGCCATAGTTACATCTTCCATCACTACTTTCCATGTTTTCATAAAGACACGTCATTGCCATAACCGTCCGGTCCAGGACTCTTTGTGCTAGCGATGCTAAACATCGTTGTTTTCACCTCTTGAACTTATCTCCAGTTGACGATCAAGCATAAAAGTACCTTGTATTGATGGTCACACACTTCAACATGGTATCAGGCAAAGGTCCTGGGATCGTATCTCACCGCCACCCATTATTAAAAAGAATTTCCACGTCTTATGTCATCGCTTCACAATTGAGTGCTTCGGTGGCCTTTCACAGGGCTGGAATCCTGTTAGATTGCCGCAAAGACCTTTATTACCTTGTAATGAAGCAGTAATAAAAGCTTTATTATTAGGGATTGGACCTTCCAACTCATTGTATGACAGAAAA is a genomic window containing:
- the LOC124899243 gene encoding protein DETOXIFICATION 18-like — protein: MHICSTRVANKLRAENPDRVRNVVAVAVKLTILLGLDLCLALLNHHVAWAGLFSDNAKIIKKFASMIPLLLISFILDFSQGILSGVARGCGWQRGAMCINLATLYFIGMPIAGLVAFKLNLHAQGLWIGLICGLACQASGLLLLTLLTRSWKQIEGSTNSN